The DNA segment cactTCAtttgtgaagcatggtggaggtagtgtcatggcatgggcatgcatggctgcctctggaacgggctcactcatctttattgatgatgtaacgaatgatggcagcagcagaatgacttcagaagtgtacagaagcatcttgctaccaatgtacaagaaaatgccaccagactcattgggcAGCGCTTCACAatgcagcaggacaatgacccaaaacacactgccaacgcaaccaaggagttcatcaggggaaaaaGGTGGAACGTTTTAAACTGGCCAAGTCAATCTTCTGATTTAAATCCGatttgaacatgcatttcacttgctgaagaggagactgaagtcagaaactctccaaaacaagcaacatctgaaaatggctgcagtaaaggcttggcaaagccagaaggacgataccaagagtttggtgatgtcaatggggtcgcagactcactgctgttattgcatgcaagggatttgcgactaaatactagcttttatacttatatttgctttaagttgaattgtcccaatacttatactcacataaaatggggggatggaactctaaaagtgctgttattcttagttggtaaaacatgtatgtcttgaaaccaccagaaataaaaggtgatattctgtacttttgcctcatattaatcTTTCTCGTagtttcatattgcttgagtgtacagcaaaaatagcaattttgacttcactgtcccaatacttatggagggcactgtacaTACATGCTGTTTGAATTGTTTTTGAGAAAGCCTTCTAGTTGCAACATTTGTCAttctcttttagtatttctaaatgcacaATATTGAGCATTTAATACTAGTTATGGATGATTGGTCAATTCAATTCTGATTTACAATTGGTTTACACAGAACACCACAAGTTAAAAGTTATATTGCTGTTCAACAGGCTCCATTGACAATTATAATGTGAATTCTATTAAAGACAATGAGATAATCTGTACAGGTATTTTCTTGttggtgtttaatataaaatgataaaTGCTCCATGCAAAATTAACAGCTGAAAGATCATTGTTTCTTGTACAGGACACTTGAGAGGCTTCCTACAAAGCATTGATGCTTTCACGAGCTGAAGCCTTTCTTGTTAACACACGCGCAAGAACTTTATTCTCGCCTCGACTTCAACCAACCCTTTCAGCACCAAGTAACTATACAGAAAATACTAGACAGAAACTAGTTTAAAATCAGTCTTGTTAATAAACCAGGGGTCCTCATAATCAAGTAaaactaaaacacatttttataaaatcagtTTATCAGATTCTAACAATGCAATCCAAAATGCCTATGAGGCTATGGTAAGACTTTCATGAATATTTTGCGATACCTAAATACAATGATTATTAGTCTTCCAGTTCTAGTGATGGTGATCTGTATTTTGAGTAATCTTTTCTTGACATTCAGAATACAGGTCTGTTAACTTGATATTTATGCCGAAGTTGCAATTTCGTACACAACCCAAATTAATGTACAGAGCTTGTGCATGTCCTCACATCATCTTGCTATACTGCATTAGtagttttgttttcataaaataTCTGACCCCCTATTTTCTCTCTAATTTAGAATGTACAATTCTGTTCCCTCGTTGCAAAAATTCCGTACAACAGCTCAGGAAAACTGAAGGTTCTACCAGCCTCTGGAGAGCAAAGGCCAACCCAGCAGGTACCAGCTTCAGCTCACCaggcgcgatgaggagaaacagtcccaaCTTCCATATTTGTGAACTACAACTAAATTTCCCCTATGTGATTGTAACATAAGGATTCTATTGAATAATCCTTTTTAGTCACTTTGACAATTTaagatataaataaaacaataaatacacacacatatattgggTAACACCTTTAATGAAACCGAGTTCATTCCAGTGAACGTGCTTATACATAAAAGAATGCATATGAAAACCAATCGTTCATCAATTTCCAAGAACAGCTAAGATTATACAACGTTGTTTATAAGCATTGATGTGaaaagatgaaaacatttcttgGACAGTGCCATGAGCTGGCAGTTTCCAGGGGGGCAGGAATTTGGTCCTCCAAGTGCAGCAGTTTAGTAATTGAATGCCCGGCCAAAGCTTCTTTTCTGGCCTCTGTGGTTGTTGTTAAACCTGTCATTCCTGTTGAAACCTCTTCCCCCACCCCTACCACCGCCGAAAGGCTTTCTCCCGAAACTTGAGCCTCCTTCACGCATCACCGCTTCCCGTTCAGGAAGCTCGGCTGCTACAGACAGCTGCCAGCGTCTGGAGTCACTCCATTTCTCCtgttaaaacaagtttatttttataatcacaTCAACAGATAATACCGCACATAGACACTATGCTGTTGTGAGAGGGTTATTAACCCTATAGCTCAATGCTGTGATTTATACTTTCATTCAAAACTTATCTTTCGTGGCAGTGCCAGACTCATCAGAAAAACATGTCTGGCCAGATATCTTTATACAATTACTAAAAGCAACAAAGAATAGAACTGGGGAGGCCATAGAACTTCATTTCTAATGCCTGACCCCACTGGATGAatgctattaaccctttgcggtccattgtcggactgggtccgacattgcaattattcctcacaggtcctttgtcggactgggtccgacatcattatagcaacgcaataaacgggtgtttagtcgttttttcgccggaaaaagcagagaaaaccattcaattgccgagtgggagcgacaggagccgagacaagtcaaaaaaaaaaaaaaggcgtatctcatgaataatcATACAtagtatcaggtatcagataacgggggcggtctgaagtaaacaagttggctgactgaatcagcgcacagaaaacacggacatttgcagagcttttttgagatgttatagtaataaaataatgacttggattgcattattgaggagtttggtgataaaacgagtgatccggagatgatcgatcggtatgtacgactattattattattattcatttcttacatagctgaacgctatagcaaacgaaagggtggggcggggctggagatgcctagtgagtgctttgttgatatgcagggccatttaaacccgtttgactgtgaaaaaaaatacttttaaacagcgcgtctaaaattaactgcacatgtgaaaattaattagacctggcgtgcctgacgcgcaattaataaatggaccgcaaagggttaaatgaaacAACTTGTGATTTATCAAGGTGTCAAACAAACAATCTCTACAGTAGCTTAATTTACAAGACCTTGAGGAAACAAGTATCTAGAAAAAACGCTCTTATGCAGATTCATATaacctttagaaaaaaaacaaacaaaaaaaaaaaaaaacctgggaaCAAGAATACCACCCCCATTCCCACTCAAACAAGCAAAGCCACACATGTTGATACATATCAAAGCCTCTTCTCAACATCCCGTGCTGTATGAACTGTTGTGAAATGCAACACACTGACATCACTCAGGGTTATATACCTGTACAAGCTTTGGTGCTCTGCTTCCCTGCAAGCGCTTGACAAGTCAATGATCAAAACAAACCCCTCTCAAGCTACCGACTGAATCAAACCGATTTGGTGGTTTGAGATGAGCACACATGTCCTATACTGTAGCACTTTGCAAAACTAGGTGTCTGTaggacacattttatttatttgttacattttagagtgaccaattatttttgtgtaaatttacccccaatttggaatgtccaattatgtttttttctcctcatcgcagagTAACCACACAGCACAGgcgttctgagggtgtgtgagcatCCTTCGATCTCataagcctaaagccagaatcgcttttacgccaagcaatccagagcagaggtgggcaggaTACCGAtcagaacagagaccagccctgcctcttatccactctgaatatgTGTCTGGtcagtagggttcactgttgcACGATGAGATgcaatccctgctggtttcccatctCCCACCCCGGGAGCGCCAGGGCCAATGCGACACCCCTCTcaggggtccccagcaaagttcggcctctttgcacagcctggacgcgaacTGGTGCCATctaagctgtgtgactcatcctgcgcgctcagcggcagtgctttaactggatgagccacttggggaccctaGGGCGCATTTTGAAttgtacaatatactgtatgggATGGGGTTAACACAGCCTCCAGATTACATGTAAACTCATGCTCAGTTACAAGAGATTTTTGGGCAGTTCCATTTTATGGGCTGCATTCATTTTACGTAACAGTTCGattaattaaatcattaaattgttttacaatattaacttttacttattttaaaatcgcCAGCCAGCCAGTTTTTTGAAGAATTGTATAATGTGACTGTGCATGCTGTCAGCATCCACAATTTAATGCAAATGATAAAATACAAGAATTAAATTAAAAGTGATCACATGAAATGGCAAAGCATCTGAAACTTGTTGCACAATCAACATGTTTCATTttggcttaaccctttgcagtccattgtcggactgggtccgacattgcaattattcctcacaggtcctttgttggactgggtccgacatcattatagcaacgcaataaacgggtgtttagtcgtttattctccggaaaaagccgagaaaaccattcaaatgccgagtgggagcgacaggagccgagacaagtcgggggaaaaaaaaaaaaaatctcatgaatagtcatacatggtatcaggtatcagataatgggccgttcatagtaaacaagctggctgagtgcgtcagcgcacagaaactatcatggacatttgcagagcttttttcagatgttatagtaataaaataatgacttggatcgcattattgaggagtttggtgataaaacgagtgatccggagatgatcgatcggtatgtacgactattattattattatttatttcttacatagctgaacgctatagcaaacgaaagggtggggcggggctggagatgcctagtgagtgctttgttgatatgcagggccatttaaacccgtttgactgtgaaaaaaaatacttttaaacagcgcgtataaaattaactgcgcgtgtgaaaattaattagacctggcgtgcctgacgcgcagttaataaatggactgcaaagggttaaacatttagTACTGTATGGTAGTAATATTATAGATGCAATTAGGTACCTGATATTCCTTCACACAATCAGCTGGGACATCAAAGCATACACCCtggaaaaaaaggaaagaatttaaaaacagacacacagtgaacacatacatgcattattttatgtatttattttactattcaGTAGTAAAGCTCTTAATTTGCTTGTAGCATGCAAAGCAAATGCTAATAAAAAAATTGGAACAGAATATACAAAGAATGAATCTGTATCACTTGTCTTGTTCTCAAGAgtaggtgtgtttgtttgtgtgtgtgtgtgtgtgggggggggggggggagatcttAAAACCTTGCAAAACAGATGATCAGTTCAGTTTTAGACCTCCATTTGTCTATGATGAATACGCCAAGTTACTGCATTATTCAATTTTTACATTATGTAGATACAAGGTTAATCAAAAGGGTCACTGAAGCAATGTGTACACCAATGACTTACGGTCTTTCCTTTCAAGAAGTTCATTCTCTGCACCTTCTGGTCAACTTCTTCACCCAGCTGTTCCTTTAGAGCCTTCCAGGCATACCCAATGTTGTGCATTTCCACAGAGCAGGTACATGTCATTGTTACATAGCCCTGGAAAAAGAAAGGCTGGATTAGCTacccatcataaaaaaaaaaaaaattcacatctTGTGGGATAACTCGACACAATGCATTCATTGTTATTATGCTTGAGTATAAGGTCTCATCGAAAGTGTGTGGAACAAAAAAACGATTTTTGGTTGTTAATGACCGATTCTCCTGTATCTAACTGCAAAACTTACTGGGGGGTCCAGAGGAAGTGGATCCAATAAGGTAGACAGAAACTGAAGATTCCCTAGCACCAAGTAGAAAACCTGAAGGTATAGCCCGGTGTGCATACATACCGCATCGGAGTTCAGCAAGGAGCGCTGTTCAATAGCTGTGGCTCCAGAGATGTGTGCCAAGGCAGCAGCCAAAGCCTCCACTGCCCCTCGCTCCTCGACCAGCTTCTCAGCCGCCACGCGGAAATACTCTATAGCAGTGGCAGGGACGGAATCCAAAAACCTggggttttaaacaaaaaataattgaatgaataactgaaaaacaaaaatacatttaattaatgaaCAACTGCTTTGTCAACAGGTGGTGGCTAACTTTTAATGATGTTCTAAAGGTTGTATTGCACAGATCCAAAAATACAACAGGCTGCTAAATGCAAGCTGGTGTGCACTACTTGGAGATATACTGGCTAGAAACAATACTGTTAGTTAACCTTGGGAGAACGGCAGTGTATTACCAAACGGCCTTATAGATCtcaatactgtattgtattagaATGTTTCAGTCATCTCTTTTGGAAAGTTTCATCCTTGCCTTTGGCAATTCTGTATAAGCAGCACAGATCAAAGTGAAGGCTACTATTGTATTTACCTTGCAACAAGTTCCACAACAGTGTAATTATGCCAGCTTAAATGTATGAAATATTGGCAGTAGTAGGTGCGGCGGGATACTCAATAAGGTACGGCAGAAGTCATGAATGGGGTTTGTTTGTGAGGGGTCTTGACATCCAATATGTGAAACTCAGCACTCTATAACAACATGCTAGGTTCACAATCTTTTAAGTAATATAGGAAGCCTAATGCTAAATCAAACCCAAAGTGGGCTCCCTGTCTTAAATCAACCCTGGTCATTTTCACATCTGCTTTCAAACCAATTCATCCTCCTGGCAGCTGTGCCTGTATTACTTTACAGATATTGgctacttttattttaaaattctgaCCGAGACTCAATCAGGAAAATAAAAAGGCCTTTACGATCAACTTCACATGTGGAGGGctaaatgtactttaaaaaggGGTACAAAGGTAATCGTATGATTAATAACAAAACGTACCTGACTGCGTCTTTGCTGGAGGCCTTAATAATGTCAGTTGCAGTTGGAACACCAACTCTCCTAAATGTGATGCCCTGAAAAACAAAGAGGATGGCATTAACAAAGTTCACACATTCAGACACAATGAAGCAATAAGTCActctgcagtgtgcttgtttgtCATATAATGTATCCCTCAGGAGAATTGTGATTTCAAAATGGATTACTGCAGTTTTAATAGTAACAAAAATAGTGTTTTAAAAGAGGGTTAGCACTCTCATTTTACAACGCACTATTTCACCAAGAAGAATGTTTATAAACGTGTGTTTTGGGAAGCGGGCCCAATGTATCCTTTTGTCTGTGCAAACTGGCCCTTAACGCTTATGACCAAAGGAATTCATGCAGATCAGTTCAGTGTCTTTGAAATCAAGAACACAATTTTCTCAACACATTTGTAGAAATCCCTTCTACAGTACCAGACATACGTCTCTTTCAAAACTAGCTTCCATAAATAACCAATGGAAAATGTTTAATCACTTACGGCTCTCTGCTCCACAAAGCGCAGCTGCTCTTCCTCCCTGCGCTGGAAGAAACAGATGCAGACCCCTGGGCGGCCTGCCCTGCCTGTACGCCCAGATCGATGGATGTAGGACTCCACATCCTTAGGAAAAGAAAGGGGTCCGTTCATTATAAACATCACACCACCATCCACTATATCAGGAAGTTCTATTAGAAACAAAAGCTGACCACTGGaacattcaaaatacaattccCAATGGGGTTCAAATATATTGGATGCATATGAGTTTATATTTAACAGAAGGGAACAAAAAATTACGAAACCTTGACCAACCAGGCTTCATCATGGGAGCTTGTCTTGTCTCGTTTCTTATTTATTGTTTGCTGTCATACAAATAGACTTCCTAGTATTCCTATTAAGCTGCCATATCAAAATGATCAAATTTCCTTGACAGCATGCCGAGGTGTGTAAAGAAAAAACCTGAATTTGTGACAATGCATCAGGCATGAGTGGGATATTAGAAATGCTTAATTGAGCATAGCGACACTACACAGACGAGGAGACTTTCCAGATATCGTGGCAGGTTACTAATTAGTACAGCCACTAGctacactactactactactactactactactactcctCCTCATCTGTTtgtaaacacaaagtaaaatgcatatgtggaaaaaaaaagaaaaaaaatgtatctagAATTTTGACTGTACAACGCCGGTTATAAAACTTGTGATTGAAGACAATGGGGTCTATTGAATTGAAcaaaacagtggtggatctaaattaatataaaaaacaggTCTAACACTGACAAATCAAAGGTTTCTCTTATACCCACAGAAACGCAACTCACAATACTTCAATATGGCAGACATTTTAGCATATATAAACCTGAAAATATGAAGTAAATACCTCAAACAGTAAAACTATTGCCACAAAAGGGTTAATGTTGACCTAGACTATAGCTGTGCACAGGTTAAGCAGCCAATATGTCATGTCTTTATCATGCATAGTACAATTTTCCGAGACTACGCTCTTACATAACATATATGCAACATGATATTTCTGAATTAGGCCTCTTAAAATAAGCTAAATGACAAGCTTTACTTCCAATACTTGTAGTTAAGATTCCACAAAGCAGTTCATTGGAATTACAGAAttttaacagaaacaaaaggtgacatacttaaataaaataaaaattaattaggTTTAACAAAAGTCAGTGAAAAGCCCAGTTAATTTACATAcacaactgtaaaaaaacaatCTTTTCCTACCTTTGGAGGAGAGCACTGTACAACCAGGTCAACCTCTGGAATGTCCAGCCCACGAGCAGCTACATTGGTAGCAACCAGGACTTCAAAAGACCCATTCCTGAAGCCCTTCAgtgtgacctctctctgtttctgtggAATGTCTCCATGCAAACATTGGGTGTCCTGCAGaccaacaaaaacacacaatacatCAGTATAGGAGCAGCGAAACAGCTTACCTGTGAAAGTTTAAAGGTGTAAATTGTCTCCAATTTCAGCACACCACCACTATGCAGGATGTGTATGCCTATCACTGGTAATCCCCATTATTGCTTCAATAAACTATACCATTCAAATGATTTTGTTCCTATATTTGCACTTGGAATAAAAGCACATCAAACATTCAGACAGATGTCTGTACCTGTTTGATGGAGGCATTCATTGCCAGTTCGTTGGCTTCTTTCTTGGTCTCACAGAAGACGATGGTCCGCCCGTGGCTTCCACTGTAGACCCTGACGACATCTCCGATAACTGCCGCTCGCTGGGACCAGTGGCATGAAACCGCCAAGTGCTTTAAGAGAAGAGACAAGTGGTTGACAGGTAAACAGCATGGCACTCACAAGGTATTGaggaaatgcacattttaatgaGAAAACCCAGAAAAGTACTTTATATATTTTTGgaattcaatttttatttttagttggtGAAGTTTTATAGGTTATTTAACTTCAAGGATAACCAAATAATGTCAGTGTCTTATAccagtaaataaataactatgCAAGTGCATACTTTAAACATAAAAAGGCGTGTCAATGGTCCTGCAAAGTGTTTTCCACTAAATCAATTGACAAGATGTACTCCATTTTGTTATTAAGAAAATCTTAATACAAAGAGAgcagatgtttttaaaaaaattatattatatatatatttaaagcatttCATAAATGCTTTAAATATGGATTTGCTCCTCTTGAGACTTAAATTGTAGAGTCTCCTTTAACTGCATGAGAATAATGTGGTAATAATGAATACCCTAAGCTTGGTTTTCAGTGCTTCTGCTCCATGAAACTTGCCTGTAAAACTTTCTCAATTTAAGTCTGACTTTGGCTGGTTCAATCTAATCTGCATCCCAAATCGCCAcgttgttttatatttgtaatttataaATGTATCCACCTTTTTTCTATTATGTCCTCTGTTGTGCCCCCCTACAAGTTTAAACACCAGCTTTTTTAATGTGATGCCATCTATCACATTACAAACTCAATGCGAGAGACAGAAGAAAGGTTCTGCCATATAGTAATCTGGACAGTCCTAACCAGCTTCACCTGTCTGCTTCTGATGGAAACAAATAGGACTGATTTGaaatcacacacacaaatatgggggggattaattattatttttttaaatgtaattatgcaTTTCTATTTATTAGTGTGGAAAACATACAAAGTGGTGCAATAATCCAAAGCTATAATAGTGACTCATTTCTTTTGAGTGCCAATACAGAATAGTATAATAATGATAAGACTCTAGATAACCCAGCCCTGAAAACAGAGCACTTCCATGGAACTCGAACATACCAAACTTGCATCCTGACAATCCACCCACCACATTCCCCAAACAAAAGTACCGATTAAAGCTGCAAACAACTTCCGCACAAGGGGTCTTAAATTGTCTTTAAAAACAGGGGAGTTCAAGGTGTAGTGCTGCCATGTGTTTACTGATGCAGACCATATAGGTGGGATAGATGTTCTTCATTTTATCCCCAATACATACTTCTCCAATTGCACAACATTCAATGTGGTACCAGTCTAAGTAGTGACAATTGCAGACACTTGAAAccattctaattaatccagctcaaagcgtccacactgaagtaccatttcatgtttagtcgggcttaatgcgtccacacactgttagaatagtttggttagagttcctagcagcacaatgaacagtggaaatgaatacgatcgtatcccaccatgcactgtatttcatttaaaaataatgtgttattatgccccatattaatagaggtccatattgctaaaaagaaaaaatacacattttggaaaacgtaaatgcgaacacacacaagtacagcttgaagttttggggttttatttttaatccaggtGACAAATcaagctgattctgtttcatagttactcagaaaaagctgttaataacaaaacaatctttgtttttaccttcatatcttgcctgtgcctaattctggtccccttaaattttatttcaaacagagctgacaaattacatgaATTGTTCATCACCGATGCTACTTTTAACTCACATTTAATTTTTGCAGTTGCCTAATTTAATGTTGTTCTTTTGTTATTgtccccactttttttttttttttttttttaagcacaaaaGTTAATACCTAGTGCTGAGAGTACAcggatagcaagtccttcaggcgcctgttcgGAATTTTTAtccaaacatatcagaaagcatttggggatattggaggatatacacaaaaaatgtagtttggaaTTACAGCGTcgacacttctgacaaaccgcactatctgatgcaatctaatttagaaccggactcgagactacacCGAGGTGGTCTCGAGCCCGGTTCTCGAGTCCTGTATTTAATGCTGTGGCGTGTAGACGCCAACTGTATTTAGCACTGTTAAGCTGGTTTAAAGGCAACTCATGTGGTTtaaaaggcatagtgtggacagggccttagtgacctcatttgcttgaaaaaattaaacTTAGTACACAGTATGTTTGTATCTTTCATTATTGCATGTTTTAATGGTCTTTAGTAGAGGACATATTGCTACGAACCTTGCTAAACTTTTTCAATAAGTTTCAAGTAAGCTGCATTCAGCTACATTTGCTGTAGATATGGTCTGATTGCACCTATGCTTTCAATATAATTACGGTGGGACCAGTGAGAATATTGCTTACTAGTTCAATTcagaggtaagaaaattgattttaaccacccagctgcttatcccgcaatttccacgtggagcgcaaAACAAGTCAAAATTTGTCACTCCCATAAGAACAGCGTGCAGGcgcttatatgtgcatctgcacaTATGCACAAGTTTAACACGTCTAACGTGCTTCAGTTAATAAATAAGTTGACAATAGATTCAAGTTGTCTGCAGTTCTGACtttcactggcagatggcagTAGTGCCTAAGAAATGCGACTGACAGATCGGGTCATCTGTTTCCAGCTGTGAGTGAAAAATAGATGCCTATGTATATATACAGAGAATAAAATggagtttttaatttttttatttgttggtgttacttcagataataatgcatataagagcaGTATACACCCGTGCCAGGAACTGGGGTAGATACTGTATATCACATGATTGAAAATTTGTAATGCAaattttctgatgtatatgtgccagataaagacgttagcattgatgagggttGCTTTGAAATCcatcacacaaaaaaatatttctaaaaagtgatgtgcctgcacaagtattataatgttattataatgctgccattgtaaaaaTTATGTTACGTATACTTACATGATGCTgccattggggaaaaaaaaaatgttatgttgtgatctatattataatgctacaactgtaaacacattgttgttattttgttaaagtTCTATTGATATAACATAGTTTCgcttttcataataacaataaaaaaagtgtgtattttaaaaaataaggtacaaattgttttgaaaactgtccaaattacTTAGAGGGTTAAGAattaaatctgcaaaaaaaaaaaaaaaaaaaaaaaattaacatggaaattgccaaaataaaagggGCAGCTGGGTTGTTAAAACCTTGGTCTAGGTCAGAAAATTACAGTGACTGGATGGGTCCAAATAATGTAATTGATGAAAAAAGATTTGGCTACTACTGTAGTAATTTCATGGGCCATAAATAGCTACTGATAAGTCGTATGtttaactaataaataaataaataaatgccaaaTGGGAGAAATGATAAAATATCCATGCCAACCTTTTGGTGCTTTACTTCCACACCCAGCCATATCCATTTCAGCCAATGAGAACTTGCAACAAACAGTATTTTACCTACGCTAAGAAAATGAATTctgaagtaaccagtacttactTCAACAGTGGTGGCAGCCTTTTGGGTCTTTTTGCCGATGAGGTCAACCTGTTCATATTTGGGCCGCATGTATTTTTTGGCTACATCATACACCCAATGTGGACAGGTTGCAGAAAACAGCAGGGTCTGTGGGTTGTCTTCGGAATCTTAACataaacccccccccaaaaaacattaaaaataacaacaggacatgtttatgttttttttttgtttttttttaatttagtcgtcgccaattattttaccccgattttcaccccaatttagcatgcccaattattatctgtatccccggctcactgctcgcaacccccccgccgttTGCATTTTAAAGTTGCAGCCCAAACAATATTATCTGCTATTCATGGCTGTCTTTGTTATCTTTTGCTTACAAGGTTTAAAAGCTGCTTTTCACAATCATAGGCGTCgtttacatggacaagtcatgacagttttcctcacaatgtttttgctgtacttttcaggaaatgcattgctatgctgttctgatttaggaaCGAAAGTCGGCCATACCAATTTAGGGGagggggatatttaaatgtcaggCGCAGAATCCGCTTAACACACTCACACATTATAATAAAACGTGGATGtcttgtaatattataaacattcaaacaaaagtcttta comes from the Acipenser ruthenus chromosome 13, fAciRut3.2 maternal haplotype, whole genome shotgun sequence genome and includes:
- the LOC117418455 gene encoding nucleolar RNA helicase 2-like isoform X2, which translates into the protein MPGKIRFDSDEMEMEDSLDSVTVEKKKHKHKKEKKSKNEEKPKKKKQAAEEEQPDDECDPPTPKKKKKDRETSNGESGKKGRPQETNGSLSNGTPLMKSPQASEESNAESDIEKEKEIIPELTPEQKEGAFSNFRISKETINLLKGRGVTYLFDIQSRTFNSVYDGKDVVAQARTGTGKTFSFAIPLIEKLQSDPVERKKGRSPKVLVLTPTRELAIQVSRDFKDVTRKLSVACFYGGTAYNGQFDSIRNGIDVLVGTPGRIKDHLQNNKLDLSKVKHVVLDEVDQMLDMGFAEQVEEILGASYEKDSEDNPQTLLFSATCPHWVYDVAKKYMRPKYEQVDLIGKKTQKAATTVEHLAVSCHWSQRAAVIGDVVRVYSGSHGRTIVFCETKKEANELAMNASIKQDTQCLHGDIPQKQREVTLKGFRNGSFEVLVATNVAARGLDIPEVDLVVQCSPPKDVESYIHRSGRTGRAGRPGVCICFFQRREEEQLRFVEQRAGITFRRVGVPTATDIIKASSKDAVRFLDSVPATAIEYFRVAAEKLVEERGAVEALAAALAHISGATAIEQRSLLNSDAGYVTMTCTCSVEMHNIGYAWKALKEQLGEEVDQKVQRMNFLKGKTGVCFDVPADCVKEYQEKWSDSRRWQLSVAAELPEREAVMREGGSSFGRKPFGGGRGGGRGFNRNDRFNNNHRGQKRSFGRAFNY
- the LOC117418455 gene encoding nucleolar RNA helicase 2-like isoform X1, which codes for MPGKIRFDSDEMEMEDSLDSVTVEKKKHKKHKKEKKSKNEEKPKKKKQAAEEEQPDDECDPPTPKKKKKDRETSNGESGKKGRPQETNGSLSNGTPLMKSPQASEESNAESDIEKEKEIIPELTPEQKEGAFSNFRISKETINLLKGRGVTYLFDIQSRTFNSVYDGKDVVAQARTGTGKTFSFAIPLIEKLQSDPVERKKGRSPKVLVLTPTRELAIQVSRDFKDVTRKLSVACFYGGTAYNGQFDSIRNGIDVLVGTPGRIKDHLQNNKLDLSKVKHVVLDEVDQMLDMGFAEQVEEILGASYEKDSEDNPQTLLFSATCPHWVYDVAKKYMRPKYEQVDLIGKKTQKAATTVEHLAVSCHWSQRAAVIGDVVRVYSGSHGRTIVFCETKKEANELAMNASIKQDTQCLHGDIPQKQREVTLKGFRNGSFEVLVATNVAARGLDIPEVDLVVQCSPPKDVESYIHRSGRTGRAGRPGVCICFFQRREEEQLRFVEQRAGITFRRVGVPTATDIIKASSKDAVRFLDSVPATAIEYFRVAAEKLVEERGAVEALAAALAHISGATAIEQRSLLNSDAGYVTMTCTCSVEMHNIGYAWKALKEQLGEEVDQKVQRMNFLKGKTGVCFDVPADCVKEYQEKWSDSRRWQLSVAAELPEREAVMREGGSSFGRKPFGGGRGGGRGFNRNDRFNNNHRGQKRSFGRAFNY